In Eupeodes corollae chromosome 3, idEupCoro1.1, whole genome shotgun sequence, a single genomic region encodes these proteins:
- the LOC129951311 gene encoding THO complex subunit 4 has protein sequence MVDKIEMSLDDIIKSTKGLKVRRGAGQARRGAGGGGGAGGGRPIRKGGRPMQGAQRSSGGGSGGGSVLKGRNRGGIQKSNFPRGDVNSAWKHDMYDGPKRGLGGGGGGLKTSNGGVSSGPSKLLVSNLDYGVSESDIHELFADFGPLKSASMHYDRSGRSLGTADVVFERRADAVKAMKQYNGVPLDGRPMNIQLATSEVPSPVSKSRLASGPSSRPRPQVGGGNLRRGPGGPRRGGGGGGAPRSAGGAGGRRNGTPKAPAPTAEELDAELDAYVNDMK, from the exons ATGGTCGACAAAATCGAAATGAGCTTAGATGACATCATCAAATCAACAAAAGGCCTCAAAGTCCGTCGAGGAGCTGGTCAAGCCCGTCGTGGTGCTGGTGGCGGCGGTGGTGCTGGCGGAGGCAGACCAATTCGCAAGGGAGGTCGTCCCATGCAAGGCGCACAACGCTCATCCGGAGGTGGAAGTGGAGGCGGTTCCGTCCTCAAGGGCCGTAATCGTGGCGGCATCCAAAAATCTAATTTTCCCAGG GGTGATGTGAACAGCGCTTGGAAACACGATATGTACGATGGACCTAAACGCGGACttggcggcggcggtggcggttTGAAAACCTCCAATGGTGGAGTTAGTAGCGGACCATCGAAGTTGCTCGTCTCGAATTTGGATTATGGAGTATCGGAGTCAGATATCCACGAGCTGTTTGCTGATTTTGGACCATTGAAGAGTGCTTCGATGCATTATGACAGATCTGGACGTTCTTTGG GAACGGCTGATGTGGTCTTTGAACGAAGGGCTGATGCTGTGAAGGCAATGAAACAATACAATGGGGTTCCATTAGATGGTAGGCCCATGAATATTCAACTTGCCACATCCGAGGTGCCATCGCCTGTGAGCAAATCCCGGCTGGCCAGCGGCCCAAGCAGCAGACCACGACCACAAGTTGGAGGTGGTAATCTTCGCAGAGGCCCAG gAGGACCTAGACGAGGAGGTGGTGGTGGAGGTGCTCCACGCTCAGCTGGAGGTGCAGGAGGACGACGCAATGGAACACCCAAGGCCCCAGCGCCGACAGCCGAAGAACTAGATGCGGAACTAGACGCCTATGTTAATgacatgaaataa